From the Chloroflexus aurantiacus J-10-fl genome, one window contains:
- a CDS encoding class I SAM-dependent methyltransferase, with protein MELRLLTPPRWADYELLDSGHGAKLERFGPYVLARPETQAIWTPRLPASAWQQADATFRRSRGEDGPGEWHQHHSLPERWPLDANGVRCWVRLTPFRHTGVFPEHSAHWDWLARQVQRRSQPRALVLFGYTGLSSLHLARCGAHVTHVDASKPAVRWAQENQALAELTDRPIRWLIDDVGKFVARELRRGNRYDLILLDPPVFGRGPNGEIWRLHEQLPHLLAQCARLLSQQPLGVLVCAYATTISALTIGNLLAETMAPFAGYVSAGELAIPEQTTHRLLPTAIYAAWSDREIAISG; from the coding sequence ATGGAGCTGCGCCTGTTAACACCGCCGCGCTGGGCCGATTATGAGCTGCTCGATTCAGGGCACGGTGCCAAGCTGGAGCGGTTCGGGCCATACGTGTTGGCCAGACCGGAAACACAGGCGATTTGGACGCCCCGCTTGCCGGCGTCCGCGTGGCAGCAGGCCGATGCAACCTTTCGTCGTTCGCGTGGCGAAGACGGGCCAGGCGAGTGGCATCAACACCATTCCTTGCCCGAACGCTGGCCACTTGATGCCAATGGGGTTCGTTGCTGGGTTCGTCTGACACCGTTTCGTCATACTGGTGTCTTCCCGGAACATAGTGCCCATTGGGACTGGCTGGCTCGCCAGGTGCAACGCCGCTCGCAACCGCGAGCACTGGTATTGTTTGGATATACTGGCTTGAGTAGCCTGCATCTTGCGCGCTGTGGTGCTCACGTTACCCACGTTGATGCTTCTAAGCCCGCAGTGCGTTGGGCACAAGAAAATCAGGCGCTGGCCGAACTGACGGATCGCCCCATCCGGTGGCTGATCGATGATGTCGGTAAATTTGTTGCCCGTGAATTGCGGCGTGGTAATCGGTATGATCTGATCTTGCTCGACCCGCCAGTCTTCGGGCGTGGGCCAAACGGTGAAATCTGGCGCTTACACGAACAATTACCGCATTTGCTGGCCCAATGCGCTCGTTTGCTGAGCCAGCAACCACTCGGAGTGTTAGTGTGCGCCTATGCAACGACTATTTCAGCGTTGACCATCGGTAATTTGCTTGCAGAGACGATGGCACCGTTTGCCGGTTATGTGAGTGCTGGTGAGTTGGCAATTCCTGAACAAACAACGCATCGGCTGCTACCAACCGCTATCTACGCCGCCTGGTCTGATCGGGAAATAGCCATCTCTGGCTGA
- the tuf gene encoding elongation factor Tu: MAKQKFERTKPHINVGTIGHVDHGKTTLTAAITKVLSLKGAAQFMAYDQIDNAPEERARGITIAIRHVEYQTDKRHYAHVDCPGHADYIKNMITGAAQMDGAILVVSAPDGPMPQTREHILLARQVQVPAIVVFLNKVDMMDDPELLELVELELRELLSKYGFPGDEIPIVRGSARNALESPSKDINAPEYKCILELMNAVDEYIPTPQRAVDQPFLMPIEDVFGIKGRGTVVTGRIERGKVKVGDTVEIVGMTNDAPRRTVVTGVEMFQKTLDEGIAGDNVGCLLRGIERTDVERGQVLCAPGSIKPHKKFEAQVYVLKKEEGGRHTPFFSGYRPQFYIRTTDVTGAIGLPAGMEMVMPGDNVVMTIELIVPVAIEEGLRFAIREGGRTVGAGVVTKILD, encoded by the coding sequence ATGGCCAAGCAGAAATTCGAGCGGACGAAACCGCACATTAACGTCGGCACCATCGGTCACGTTGACCACGGCAAGACGACTCTGACCGCTGCGATTACCAAGGTGTTGTCGCTCAAGGGTGCAGCTCAGTTTATGGCGTATGACCAGATCGACAACGCCCCCGAAGAGCGCGCCCGTGGCATTACGATTGCCATTCGCCACGTCGAGTATCAGACCGACAAGCGCCACTATGCGCACGTCGACTGCCCCGGTCACGCCGACTATATCAAGAATATGATTACCGGCGCGGCCCAGATGGACGGCGCCATTCTGGTGGTGAGCGCTCCCGATGGCCCGATGCCGCAGACCCGCGAGCACATTCTGCTCGCCCGCCAGGTGCAGGTGCCGGCCATCGTGGTCTTCCTGAACAAGGTCGATATGATGGACGACCCGGAGCTGCTGGAGCTGGTCGAGCTGGAGCTGCGCGAGCTGCTTAGCAAGTACGGCTTCCCGGGTGATGAGATTCCGATTGTGCGCGGCAGCGCCCGCAACGCGCTGGAAAGCCCGAGCAAGGACATCAACGCCCCAGAGTACAAATGTATTCTGGAGCTGATGAATGCGGTGGACGAGTACATTCCAACGCCGCAGCGGGCAGTGGATCAGCCGTTCCTGATGCCGATTGAGGACGTGTTCGGGATTAAGGGCCGTGGCACGGTGGTGACGGGCCGGATCGAGCGCGGCAAGGTGAAGGTCGGTGACACGGTTGAGATCGTGGGCATGACCAACGACGCGCCGCGGCGGACGGTGGTGACCGGTGTAGAGATGTTCCAGAAGACGCTGGACGAAGGGATTGCCGGTGACAACGTCGGCTGTCTGCTGCGTGGCATTGAGCGCACCGATGTGGAGCGCGGGCAGGTGTTGTGCGCACCGGGCAGCATCAAGCCGCACAAGAAGTTCGAGGCGCAGGTCTACGTGTTGAAGAAGGAAGAGGGTGGCCGCCACACGCCATTCTTCTCGGGGTACCGCCCGCAGTTCTACATCCGCACGACCGACGTGACGGGGGCGATTGGTCTGCCGGCGGGGATGGAGATGGTGATGCCGGGCGATAACGTGGTGATGACGATTGAGCTGATCGTCCCGGTGGCTATCGAAGAGGGCTTGCGCTTCGCTATCCGCGAAGGTGGCCGCACTGTCGGTGCTGGTGTCGTAACCAAGATCCTGGATTAG
- the rpsJ gene encoding 30S ribosomal protein S10: MAKQKVRIRLKAYDHKILDQSARQIVEAAERTGALVAGPVPLPTKIERYSVIRSGFIDKDSQEQFEIRTHKRLIDVLDPSQQTINALMKLNLPAGVDIEIKL, from the coding sequence ATGGCTAAACAGAAAGTTCGTATTCGCCTGAAGGCGTATGACCATAAGATCCTCGATCAGTCTGCACGCCAGATTGTCGAGGCAGCCGAGCGAACAGGTGCGCTGGTTGCCGGACCTGTTCCGCTTCCTACCAAGATCGAGCGCTATAGCGTGATCCGGTCTGGTTTTATCGATAAGGACTCTCAAGAGCAGTTTGAGATTCGCACGCACAAGCGACTGATCGATGTGCTTGATCCAAGCCAGCAAACGATTAATGCTTTGATGAAACTCAATCTGCCGGCTGGCGTCGATATTGAGATTAAGTTGTAG
- the rplC gene encoding 50S ribosomal protein L3 has product MIHGLLGRKIGMMQYFTAQGMAIPVTVIAAGPCIVTQIRTPERDGYSAVQLGYEEVEPRKLTKPQQGHLKASGGKMLRYLREFSADDPQAHTPGEVVTVELFRPGQKVDISGTSKGRGFAGVVKRHGFRGGPKTHGQSDRHRAPGSIGAGTTPGRVWKGQRMAGRMGGTRVTIQNLEVVEVLPEQNLLLVKGSVPGARNGLLQIRKAVKG; this is encoded by the coding sequence ATGATTCACGGATTGTTAGGTCGTAAAATCGGGATGATGCAGTACTTCACCGCGCAAGGCATGGCCATTCCGGTGACGGTCATTGCTGCCGGTCCCTGCATCGTCACCCAGATTCGCACACCGGAGCGCGATGGCTACAGCGCTGTGCAGCTCGGTTATGAAGAAGTTGAGCCGCGCAAGCTGACCAAACCGCAACAGGGGCACCTGAAGGCATCGGGTGGCAAGATGTTGCGCTATCTGCGCGAATTCAGCGCCGATGATCCCCAGGCCCATACCCCTGGTGAAGTGGTGACGGTTGAGTTGTTCCGGCCCGGCCAGAAAGTTGACATCTCTGGCACATCAAAGGGTCGCGGCTTTGCCGGTGTCGTCAAACGTCACGGCTTCCGCGGTGGTCCAAAGACGCACGGTCAGAGCGACCGCCATCGTGCCCCTGGTTCTATCGGTGCTGGTACAACCCCGGGCCGTGTATGGAAAGGTCAACGCATGGCCGGTCGTATGGGTGGCACTCGGGTTACCATCCAGAATCTGGAGGTTGTCGAGGTGTTGCCCGAACAGAATTTGCTACTGGTGAAGGGCTCCGTTCCTGGCGCCCGCAATGGCCTGCTTCAGATCCGCAAAGCGGTGAAGGGCTAG
- the rplD gene encoding 50S ribosomal protein L4 has translation MQATLYNQAGEQVGAIEVSDYIFGIEPNVAVMHQYVVMQNANARLGTHNTRGRGEVKGSTRKLYRQKGTGRARQGSIRAPHHKGGGVAHGPHPRSYRLAMPRKMRRLGVRSALSAKFAADQIRFVDELTFERPRTKDFIAFLKAHGLADKKTLVVIDSKSPANENLRRSANNLPQVKTLLAHYLNVRDLLVYDHIVMPKAAVEVVESYLGERTRVATPAQEE, from the coding sequence ATGCAGGCAACACTCTATAATCAGGCCGGCGAACAGGTGGGCGCCATCGAGGTTAGCGATTACATTTTCGGCATTGAGCCGAACGTGGCTGTTATGCATCAATATGTTGTGATGCAAAACGCCAATGCCCGCCTTGGTACTCACAACACACGTGGTCGCGGCGAGGTAAAGGGATCAACGCGCAAGCTCTATCGCCAAAAGGGCACCGGACGTGCCCGCCAGGGTTCGATCCGTGCACCCCATCACAAGGGTGGTGGTGTAGCCCATGGTCCCCATCCACGCTCGTATCGCCTGGCTATGCCGCGAAAGATGCGTCGGCTGGGTGTACGCTCGGCACTGTCGGCGAAGTTTGCTGCCGATCAAATTCGCTTTGTTGATGAGCTGACATTTGAACGGCCGCGCACCAAAGATTTTATCGCCTTCCTCAAGGCGCACGGCCTTGCCGACAAGAAAACCCTGGTCGTGATTGATAGCAAGAGTCCGGCGAATGAAAATCTGCGCCGCTCGGCCAACAACTTGCCGCAAGTGAAAACATTGCTGGCACACTACCTCAACGTGCGTGATCTGCTGGTCTACGATCACATCGTGATGCCCAAAGCTGCCGTTGAAGTAGTGGAAAGCTATCTCGGCGAGCGCACTCGCGTGGCAACGCCGGCGCAGGAGGAATAA
- the rplW gene encoding 50S ribosomal protein L23 has protein sequence MLTPYDILIRPLITEKNTSLMELNKYTFEVHREATKPQIKHAVETIFNVRVTKVHTMNVRGKLRRRGRSMGYTRDWKKAIVTLAEGDRIEIFGS, from the coding sequence ATGCTGACGCCGTATGATATTCTGATCCGTCCGCTGATCACCGAGAAGAATACCAGTCTCATGGAACTCAACAAGTATACGTTTGAGGTACACCGTGAGGCAACCAAACCGCAAATTAAGCATGCGGTCGAGACGATCTTCAACGTGAGGGTTACGAAAGTCCATACCATGAATGTTCGTGGTAAACTTCGTCGGCGTGGTCGCTCGATGGGCTATACTCGCGATTGGAAGAAGGCGATAGTAACCCTTGCCGAAGGCGATCGGATCGAGATCTTCGGATCATAA
- the rplB gene encoding 50S ribosomal protein L2, with translation MGVRIYKPTSAGRRNMSVSTFEEITKKEPEPRLIEPLRKKAGRNNQGRITVRHRGGGHKRFYRIIDFKRNKFGVPAKVQAIEYDPNRTARIALLAYADGEKRYIIAPLGLKVGDTVMSGPDAEIRVGNALPLSAIPLGTQIHNIELEIGRGGVLVRSAGTAAQLMAKEGDYAIVRMPSGEMRMIHLRCMATIGQVGNVDHQNIRLGKAGRSRWLGRRPRVRGAAMNPRDHPHGGGEGRAPRGMSTPKTKWGKPARGVKTRHNPRFDRFIVRRRK, from the coding sequence ATGGGAGTTCGTATCTACAAACCAACCTCGGCCGGTCGCCGCAATATGTCGGTTTCGACCTTCGAGGAGATTACAAAGAAAGAACCAGAGCCACGCTTAATCGAACCGTTGCGCAAGAAAGCTGGCCGTAATAACCAGGGCCGGATTACCGTGCGCCATCGCGGTGGTGGCCATAAGCGCTTCTATCGCATTATCGATTTTAAGCGCAACAAGTTTGGCGTGCCCGCGAAGGTACAGGCTATCGAGTACGATCCGAATCGTACCGCTCGCATCGCGCTGCTGGCGTATGCCGACGGCGAAAAGCGCTACATCATCGCGCCACTTGGTCTGAAAGTCGGCGACACGGTGATGAGCGGCCCTGATGCGGAAATTCGGGTCGGCAATGCATTACCGCTGAGCGCCATCCCGCTCGGTACCCAGATCCACAATATCGAGCTTGAAATCGGGCGTGGTGGTGTGTTGGTTCGTTCGGCAGGTACTGCGGCCCAATTGATGGCTAAAGAAGGTGATTATGCCATCGTGCGCATGCCCTCTGGTGAGATGCGCATGATCCACCTGCGCTGTATGGCAACTATCGGCCAGGTTGGTAATGTTGATCACCAGAACATTCGTCTCGGCAAGGCTGGTCGTTCACGCTGGCTGGGCCGTCGTCCGCGCGTGCGCGGTGCTGCTATGAACCCCCGCGACCATCCCCACGGTGGTGGTGAGGGCCGGGCACCTCGCGGTATGAGCACGCCAAAGACGAAGTGGGGTAAGCCGGCACGTGGCGTCAAGACGCGTCACAATCCGCGCTTCGACCGTTTCATTGTTCGCCGGCGCAAGTAA
- the rpsS gene encoding 30S ribosomal protein S19 produces MSRSSKKGPYVDIKLLDKIEAMNKANEKRVIRTWSRDSTIFPQMIGHTIAVHDGRRHVPVYITENMVGHKLGEFAPTRFFRGHGGKKADKRGKVK; encoded by the coding sequence ATGTCCCGCTCGTCGAAGAAGGGGCCATACGTCGATATTAAATTGCTCGATAAAATTGAAGCGATGAACAAGGCCAATGAGAAGCGGGTGATTCGCACGTGGTCGCGCGATTCGACCATCTTCCCGCAGATGATTGGTCATACAATTGCGGTGCATGATGGCCGTCGGCACGTGCCCGTCTATATTACGGAAAACATGGTCGGGCATAAGCTGGGCGAATTCGCGCCCACACGCTTCTTCCGTGGCCATGGTGGCAAAAAGGCCGATAAGCGCGGGAAAGTGAAGTAG
- the rplV gene encoding 50S ribosomal protein L22, whose protein sequence is MEAKAVTRYVRISPLKVRLVMDVVRGMNVDRALATLRYMPQKAAREVARTIKSAAANAEHNFDMDRESLYIKTIYADQGPVLKRIMPRARGMANRIRKPTTHITVVVADRSEY, encoded by the coding sequence ATGGAAGCAAAAGCTGTTACCCGCTATGTGCGAATCTCACCATTGAAGGTTCGCCTTGTCATGGATGTTGTGCGCGGTATGAATGTCGATCGTGCGCTGGCAACTCTCCGCTATATGCCACAAAAGGCAGCACGTGAGGTTGCTCGCACTATTAAGTCGGCTGCTGCAAATGCCGAACACAACTTTGACATGGATCGCGAGTCGTTGTACATCAAGACCATCTATGCCGATCAGGGTCCGGTCTTGAAGCGCATTATGCCACGGGCGCGTGGTATGGCGAATCGCATCCGCAAACCGACCACTCACATTACTGTGGTGGTAGCCGACAGGTCGGAGTACTAG
- the rpsC gene encoding 30S ribosomal protein S3 encodes MGRKVHPIGFRLGYIKDWQSKWFAEGEEYTRQLHEDIELRKLISKELQSAGVSRIEIERSANKIEISVYTAKPGIVIGKRGTNVDTLKSALERKTGKKIKLNIKEIHQPELDAQLVAESIGEQITRRVSYKRAMKQAVQRAMRLGAQGVKVRCSGRLGGAEMSRVHEEAEGRVPRHTLRADIDYAQVHAHTTYGRIGVKVWIYKGEVFPNQVAKSPAEPATTAPTPAPERRERQPRRNSNASA; translated from the coding sequence TTGGGGCGCAAAGTACATCCGATTGGCTTCCGGCTCGGCTATATCAAGGACTGGCAATCGAAGTGGTTCGCCGAAGGCGAAGAGTACACTCGTCAGCTCCACGAAGATATCGAGCTGCGCAAGCTGATTAGCAAGGAATTGCAAAGCGCTGGCGTGTCGCGGATCGAGATCGAACGCTCGGCCAATAAGATCGAGATTTCGGTCTACACGGCTAAACCCGGCATTGTGATCGGGAAGCGCGGCACGAATGTTGACACGTTGAAGAGTGCATTGGAGCGCAAGACCGGGAAGAAGATTAAGCTTAATATCAAAGAAATCCATCAACCCGAACTTGACGCTCAGTTGGTCGCGGAGAGCATTGGTGAACAGATCACCAGGCGCGTGAGCTATAAGCGCGCAATGAAGCAGGCGGTTCAACGCGCCATGCGTCTTGGAGCACAGGGAGTAAAGGTGCGGTGCTCGGGTCGCCTCGGTGGCGCCGAGATGTCGCGTGTACACGAAGAGGCTGAGGGTCGCGTGCCACGCCATACGCTGCGCGCTGATATCGATTACGCCCAGGTACATGCGCACACTACCTATGGCCGGATTGGTGTGAAGGTCTGGATTTACAAGGGAGAGGTCTTCCCGAACCAGGTCGCCAAGTCCCCGGCTGAACCAGCAACGACCGCGCCCACGCCCGCTCCCGAGCGGCGTGAACGTCAGCCGAGGAGGAATAGCAATGCTTCTGCCTAA
- the rplP gene encoding 50S ribosomal protein L16 → MLLPKRTKYRKMQKGRSPGLSYRGNNVVFGEYGLMALEPSWISSRQIEAARRAITNYVKRGGKVWIRIFPDKPVTRKPAETRMGGGKGSVDHWVAVVKPGRIMFELAGVREDVAHEALRRAAQKLPIKCKVIDREEQGTMAKPEEVSSESE, encoded by the coding sequence ATGCTTCTGCCTAAGCGCACGAAGTACCGCAAGATGCAGAAAGGGCGTAGCCCCGGCCTCTCGTACCGCGGCAACAATGTCGTGTTCGGCGAGTATGGCCTGATGGCCCTCGAACCAAGCTGGATTTCCAGCCGCCAGATCGAGGCTGCCCGTCGTGCAATTACGAACTACGTCAAGCGTGGTGGTAAGGTCTGGATCCGTATCTTCCCAGACAAGCCTGTCACCCGCAAGCCGGCTGAAACCCGTATGGGTGGTGGAAAAGGTTCAGTTGACCACTGGGTTGCTGTCGTTAAGCCTGGTCGGATCATGTTCGAGCTGGCCGGTGTTCGCGAAGATGTAGCTCATGAGGCCCTGCGTCGCGCTGCGCAAAAATTGCCGATTAAGTGCAAGGTGATTGATCGCGAAGAGCAGGGAACGATGGCAAAGCCCGAGGAGGTGAGCAGTGAAAGCGAATGA
- the rpmC gene encoding 50S ribosomal protein L29: MKANELRALDDAQLREKLAEYKVELFNLRFQKATGKLTNTARPRLVKKEIARILTILRERELAQAELG; encoded by the coding sequence GTGAAAGCGAATGAACTGCGCGCCCTCGATGATGCGCAACTGCGCGAGAAGTTGGCCGAGTATAAGGTCGAGTTGTTCAATTTGCGCTTCCAAAAGGCTACCGGCAAGTTGACCAACACGGCACGGCCGCGATTGGTGAAAAAAGAGATTGCGCGCATTCTCACCATTCTGCGCGAACGCGAGTTGGCGCAGGCTGAGCTCGGCTAA
- the rpsQ gene encoding 30S ribosomal protein S17, whose translation MMTVEQKRKTTKVGRVVSDKMNKTVVVAVDYLKPHPLYRKIIRRTKKFHAHDEENVCKVGDTVRIEETRPLSRTKRWRVVEILKRGEEE comes from the coding sequence ATGATGACCGTAGAACAAAAGCGCAAGACGACAAAGGTGGGTCGTGTCGTCAGCGATAAAATGAACAAGACGGTAGTCGTGGCTGTGGATTATCTCAAGCCACATCCCCTCTACCGCAAGATTATTCGACGCACGAAGAAGTTTCACGCCCACGATGAAGAAAATGTCTGTAAAGTGGGTGATACGGTACGGATTGAAGAAACCCGTCCGCTGAGCCGCACAAAGCGCTGGCGGGTGGTGGAAATTCTGAAGCGTGGCGAGGAGGAATAG
- the rplN gene encoding 50S ribosomal protein L14 produces MIQPQTRLKVADNTGAKEIMCIRVLGGSRVRYGRVGDIIVASVKVATPGGQVKKGDVVKAVIIRTAKEYGRPDGSHIRFDDNAAVLIGKENNPRGTRIFGPVARELREKQFMRIVSLAPEVL; encoded by the coding sequence ATGATCCAGCCTCAAACACGGCTTAAGGTTGCCGATAATACCGGGGCAAAAGAGATCATGTGTATCCGGGTCCTCGGAGGTTCACGGGTGCGCTACGGTCGGGTTGGCGATATTATCGTTGCCTCGGTAAAGGTTGCTACACCCGGCGGCCAGGTCAAGAAGGGCGATGTCGTCAAGGCGGTAATTATCCGCACGGCCAAAGAATATGGTCGGCCTGATGGCTCTCATATCCGCTTTGATGATAATGCAGCGGTGCTGATCGGTAAGGAAAATAACCCTCGCGGCACCCGTATCTTTGGCCCGGTGGCCCGTGAGCTGCGCGAGAAGCAGTTTATGCGAATCGTGTCGCTCGCCCCGGAGGTGCTGTGA
- the rplX gene encoding 50S ribosomal protein L24, whose amino-acid sequence MHVKTGDEVLVIAGKDKGRRGKIKRALPAVNRVVVEGINIVKRHQKPRGPGRPGGIIEMEAPLHASNVMLICPSCGRASRTGKRFLEETDHKGRPRKVRYCKACDAVIDK is encoded by the coding sequence ATGCATGTGAAGACTGGTGATGAAGTGCTGGTGATTGCCGGCAAAGATAAGGGGCGCCGGGGAAAAATTAAGCGCGCCCTGCCGGCTGTCAACCGGGTTGTTGTCGAAGGGATTAATATCGTTAAGCGCCACCAGAAGCCGCGTGGCCCTGGTCGCCCTGGCGGTATTATCGAAATGGAAGCGCCGCTCCACGCATCGAACGTGATGCTGATTTGTCCGAGCTGTGGCCGTGCCTCACGCACAGGCAAGCGCTTCCTTGAAGAGACTGATCACAAAGGCCGACCACGCAAGGTACGCTATTGCAAGGCCTGTGATGCTGTAATTGATAAGTAG
- the rplE gene encoding 50S ribosomal protein L5, producing MTVRLREKYQKEVVPALMEEFKFKSIMQVPRLVKIVVNVGVGEAVQNAKAIEAAVNDLATITGQKPVVTRAKKSVASFKLRAGMPIGAMVTLRGDRMYDFLDRLCSLALPRIRDFRGVSRSSFDGRGNYSLGLREQIVFPDIDYDKIDKIRGLEVAIVTSAPNDEQAYALLKRLGMPFRD from the coding sequence ATGACCGTTCGATTACGAGAAAAGTATCAGAAAGAGGTCGTCCCTGCATTGATGGAGGAGTTTAAGTTCAAATCCATCATGCAAGTGCCACGCCTCGTCAAGATTGTGGTGAATGTTGGCGTCGGCGAGGCGGTGCAGAATGCGAAGGCGATTGAAGCCGCCGTTAATGACCTCGCAACGATTACCGGTCAGAAGCCGGTAGTTACGCGGGCTAAGAAGTCGGTTGCATCGTTTAAGCTGCGCGCTGGGATGCCGATTGGGGCAATGGTTACCTTGCGCGGAGATCGGATGTACGACTTCCTGGATCGACTCTGCTCGCTGGCCCTGCCGCGAATTCGCGATTTTCGTGGTGTCAGCCGAAGCTCGTTCGATGGCCGCGGAAACTACAGTCTGGGTCTGCGCGAGCAGATTGTGTTCCCAGATATTGATTACGATAAGATCGATAAGATTCGTGGGCTAGAGGTGGCAATTGTCACCAGTGCACCGAATGATGAGCAGGCGTATGCATTGCTCAAACGACTCGGCATGCCATTTCGTGATTAG
- a CDS encoding type Z 30S ribosomal protein S14 produces MAKKSWIVRAQRPPKFSVRAYNRCKICGRSRAYIRKFGMCRICFREHALKGLIPGVVKSSW; encoded by the coding sequence TTGGCTAAGAAGTCGTGGATTGTTAGGGCCCAGCGGCCACCAAAGTTTTCGGTACGCGCCTACAATCGCTGCAAGATTTGCGGTCGGTCACGGGCCTATATCCGCAAGTTCGGGATGTGCCGTATCTGCTTCCGCGAACATGCGTTGAAGGGCCTCATTCCGGGCGTCGTCAAATCGAGCTGGTGA
- the rpsH gene encoding 30S ribosomal protein S8: protein MSVNDPIGDMLTRIRNACMARHTTVSMPASNMKEAIARILKREGFIRDYAVIDDGKSHKTITITLKYLPDRRPAITGLRRVSKPGLRIYTKRTDIPRVRGGLGLCILSTPKGVLADHEAWRERVGGEVLCYVW, encoded by the coding sequence GTGAGTGTAAATGATCCTATCGGCGATATGCTCACACGCATTCGCAATGCGTGTATGGCACGCCATACGACAGTATCGATGCCGGCATCGAACATGAAAGAGGCGATTGCCCGCATCCTCAAGCGTGAAGGTTTTATTCGAGATTATGCCGTGATTGATGATGGTAAATCGCATAAGACCATCACGATCACGCTGAAGTATCTGCCCGACCGCCGGCCAGCCATTACTGGCTTACGGCGGGTAAGCAAGCCGGGGCTGCGCATCTATACCAAGCGTACCGACATTCCACGAGTGCGCGGCGGTCTTGGGCTGTGCATCCTGTCAACGCCCAAGGGAGTGCTCGCCGACCACGAAGCCTGGCGCGAGCGCGTCGGTGGCGAAGTGCTCTGCTACGTTTGGTAA
- the rplF gene encoding 50S ribosomal protein L6 → MSRIGKRPITVPKGVQVTIGEQNLVTVKGPKGTLSQQLHPEMIIRQEGDVITVQRPSDGKLHRALHGLTRTLIHNMVVGVTQGWQRALEINGVGYRAQLEGKTLVLNLGFSHPVRIEPPPNISYIVGERKSANDPLALTVVGIDKQQVGEEAARIRSLRPPEPYKGKGIKYAEEKIRRKAGKAGKAK, encoded by the coding sequence ATGTCGCGAATTGGAAAACGACCGATTACCGTGCCGAAAGGTGTTCAGGTTACCATCGGCGAGCAGAATCTCGTGACGGTGAAGGGGCCGAAGGGAACCCTGAGCCAGCAATTGCATCCCGAGATGATTATTCGCCAGGAAGGGGACGTTATTACCGTACAGCGCCCCTCTGATGGGAAGTTGCACCGCGCTTTGCACGGCTTGACCCGTACCCTGATTCACAATATGGTGGTGGGTGTCACCCAGGGCTGGCAACGAGCGCTTGAAATTAACGGCGTTGGCTATCGTGCTCAGCTCGAAGGGAAAACCCTGGTGCTCAACCTGGGTTTCTCGCACCCTGTTCGTATCGAGCCACCACCGAACATTAGCTATATCGTTGGTGAACGTAAGTCGGCCAATGACCCGCTGGCTCTGACAGTTGTTGGTATTGATAAGCAACAGGTAGGTGAGGAGGCGGCACGGATCCGTAGCCTGCGCCCACCGGAGCCATACAAGGGCAAGGGCATTAAGTACGCAGAAGAGAAGATTCGCCGCAAGGCCGGGAAGGCTGGGAAGGCGAAGTAG
- the rplR gene encoding 50S ribosomal protein L18 produces the protein MGKRTPRELRLRRHNRIRKRVFGTPERPRLNVFRSHVHIYAQVIDDTVGHTLVAASTNEKGWSGSPELTKTQEAALVGKLIAERALQAGITKVVFDRGGYKYHGRVKALAEAAREAGLNF, from the coding sequence ATGGGAAAACGAACACCACGTGAACTCCGGCTTCGCCGGCACAATCGCATCCGAAAGCGTGTCTTTGGCACGCCTGAACGGCCACGCCTTAACGTGTTTCGGAGCCATGTTCATATTTACGCACAAGTGATTGATGATACTGTTGGTCATACGCTCGTGGCTGCTTCTACTAACGAGAAGGGATGGAGTGGCAGCCCTGAGTTGACAAAAACCCAAGAGGCAGCGCTAGTCGGTAAGCTGATTGCCGAGCGAGCGCTACAGGCCGGGATAACGAAGGTGGTCTTCGATCGCGGCGGCTATAAGTATCACGGACGGGTGAAAGCGCTGGCCGAAGCGGCCCGCGAAGCTGGTCTGAACTTCTAG